The Oscillospiraceae bacterium genome has a segment encoding these proteins:
- a CDS encoding rhamnulokinase, with protein MKKTVVAFDFGASSGRAIAGTYQDGRLEYKEVHRFDNIPVDDDGRMCHNFPAICKEVDAALSKMNSADGLSFDTWGVDYGLLNKSGNLLRLPCHYRDTRTAGTVEKVLKKIPADNLYRATGNQIMEINTLFQLTTEDTAGAEKLLFMPDLFAHHLCGSMQTEPTIASTSQMLDPVNQTWRTDIAKACGIDPQLLPAVGPSATVLGKTGGGIQVIASAGHDTQCAVAAMPAAAGEQPAFLSCGTWSLIGCELDEPILTPESQADDLSNEQGANGKTNYLKNISGLWLIQETRRAYRRAGAEYSYNDLEQLARAAEPFTCFIDPDDPRFSTPGDLPERIRDFCRETGQPVPESVGAVVRCIYESLAMKYRFALDQISARTGRQFNVLHLLGGGTKDGFLCQMTADSLAFPVIAGPTEATALGNMLLQLIALDQLPDVAAGRELIRKTETLKTYEPKPTAARDRAYRDFQNILR; from the coding sequence ATGAAAAAGACCGTAGTTGCCTTTGACTTCGGCGCGTCCAGCGGGCGTGCTATTGCCGGTACTTATCAAGACGGCAGACTGGAATATAAGGAAGTCCACCGATTTGACAATATCCCGGTAGATGACGACGGCCGTATGTGCCACAACTTCCCTGCCATTTGTAAGGAAGTAGACGCGGCGCTCTCTAAAATGAACAGCGCCGACGGCCTGAGCTTTGACACTTGGGGTGTGGACTACGGCTTGCTGAACAAAAGCGGCAACCTGCTGCGCCTGCCCTGCCATTACAGAGACACCCGCACCGCCGGAACGGTAGAGAAAGTGCTGAAAAAAATACCGGCAGACAATCTGTACCGAGCCACCGGCAATCAGATTATGGAGATCAACACCCTGTTCCAGTTGACCACGGAAGACACTGCCGGTGCAGAGAAGCTGCTGTTTATGCCGGACTTATTTGCCCACCATCTGTGCGGCAGTATGCAAACGGAACCCACCATTGCTTCCACCTCTCAGATGCTGGATCCGGTCAACCAAACCTGGCGGACAGATATTGCCAAGGCCTGCGGCATTGACCCGCAGCTGCTGCCCGCCGTAGGCCCGTCGGCTACCGTTCTGGGTAAAACAGGCGGCGGCATACAGGTGATCGCCAGCGCCGGGCACGACACCCAGTGCGCCGTAGCGGCCATGCCTGCCGCTGCCGGTGAGCAGCCGGCATTCCTGTCCTGCGGCACCTGGTCACTGATCGGCTGCGAGCTGGACGAACCCATCCTAACGCCGGAGAGCCAGGCGGACGATTTGTCCAACGAACAGGGTGCCAACGGAAAGACCAATTACTTAAAGAACATCAGCGGTCTGTGGCTGATCCAGGAGACCCGGCGAGCCTATCGCCGTGCAGGCGCAGAATACAGCTACAACGACTTAGAGCAGCTGGCGCGGGCGGCGGAGCCGTTCACCTGCTTTATCGACCCGGACGACCCTCGCTTTTCCACCCCCGGCGATCTGCCGGAACGGATCCGTGACTTTTGCCGGGAGACCGGACAGCCGGTACCGGAAAGCGTAGGCGCCGTGGTACGCTGCATTTACGAGAGTCTGGCCATGAAGTACCGCTTTGCTTTGGATCAGATCAGCGCCCGCACCGGGCGGCAATTCAATGTGCTGCACCTGCTGGGCGGTGGTACCAAAGACGGCTTCCTTTGTCAAATGACGGCAGACAGCCTGGCTTTCCCGGTGATTGCCGGACCTACGGAGGCCACGGCTCTGGGCAATATGCTGCTGCAACTGATCGCACTAGACCAGCTACCGGATGTGGCAGCCGGTCGGGAGCTGATCCGCAAAACCGAGACCTTAAAAACCTATGAACCTAAGCCCACGGCAGCCCGAGACCGGGCGTACCGTGACTTTCAAAACATATTGCGCTAA
- a CDS encoding L-fucose isomerase, protein MTYPKIGIRPTIDGRWGGVRESLEAQTMGMATAAKALIEENLHYPDGTPVQCVLSPTTIGGGAEAAKCAEYFAGENVVATLTVTPCWCYGSETFDMDPHTIKAVWGFNGTERPGAVYLAAVMAAYAQKGLPAFSIYGHDVQDMTDKEIPADVAEKILRFAHAAAAVGWMKNKAYVNLGGIAMGIAGSFCNAEMFQKYFGIRAEWVDMTEIVRRITLGIYDHDEFDKALSWVKANCKEGFDCNAGKDLPEIIRKSKVVDPDKDWAFITKMTMIMRDILYGNPKLDEMGWHEEALGKNAIAGGFQGQRNWTDWLPNADFTEAIMASSFDWNGKKAPTPFATENDTLNGVAMMLGTLVSGTAPCFHDVRTYWSPEACQRVTGMAPTGVAKDGFIHLINSGATALDGTGACRNAKGEPCMKPFWEMTDADIKACLNATDWCRANYEYFRGGGFSSHFRCRAEMPVTMLRVNVIDGIGPVLQLAEGYTADLPDQIHNTIDKRTDPTWPTTWFCPRLTGEGAFKDVYSVMANWGANHGVTVYGHVGADLITLASMLRIPVNMHNVPEAQIFRPHAWAAFGTEDRQSADYRACATYGPLYK, encoded by the coding sequence ATGACTTATCCAAAAATCGGTATTCGCCCCACCATTGACGGCCGCTGGGGCGGCGTGCGGGAGAGCCTGGAGGCGCAGACCATGGGCATGGCCACCGCAGCCAAAGCGCTGATTGAAGAAAATCTGCACTATCCGGACGGCACGCCGGTACAGTGCGTGCTCTCCCCCACCACCATCGGCGGCGGCGCAGAGGCAGCCAAGTGCGCCGAATACTTTGCCGGCGAGAATGTGGTGGCCACCCTGACGGTGACCCCCTGCTGGTGCTACGGATCAGAGACCTTTGACATGGACCCCCACACCATTAAGGCGGTTTGGGGCTTTAACGGCACGGAGCGCCCCGGCGCTGTGTACCTGGCCGCCGTCATGGCTGCTTACGCGCAAAAGGGACTGCCTGCCTTCTCCATTTACGGCCATGATGTGCAGGATATGACGGATAAAGAGATCCCTGCCGATGTGGCAGAGAAGATCTTGCGCTTTGCCCACGCAGCCGCTGCGGTAGGCTGGATGAAGAACAAGGCCTATGTGAACCTGGGCGGCATTGCCATGGGTATTGCCGGCAGCTTCTGCAACGCAGAAATGTTCCAAAAATACTTTGGCATTCGTGCCGAGTGGGTAGATATGACCGAGATTGTGCGCCGGATCACCCTGGGCATTTACGATCATGACGAGTTTGACAAGGCGCTGAGCTGGGTTAAAGCCAACTGCAAAGAGGGCTTTGACTGCAACGCCGGTAAGGACTTGCCGGAGATCATTCGCAAGTCCAAGGTGGTAGACCCGGACAAGGACTGGGCGTTCATCACCAAGATGACCATGATCATGCGGGATATTTTGTACGGCAATCCCAAGCTGGACGAAATGGGCTGGCACGAGGAAGCTCTGGGCAAGAACGCCATTGCCGGCGGCTTCCAGGGGCAACGCAACTGGACCGACTGGCTGCCCAATGCGGACTTCACCGAGGCCATTATGGCTTCCAGCTTTGACTGGAACGGCAAAAAGGCCCCCACGCCCTTTGCCACAGAGAACGATACTCTGAACGGCGTGGCGATGATGCTGGGCACCCTGGTCTCCGGCACCGCGCCTTGCTTCCACGATGTGCGCACCTATTGGAGCCCGGAGGCCTGCCAGCGGGTCACCGGAATGGCGCCCACCGGCGTGGCAAAAGATGGCTTTATCCACCTGATCAACTCCGGCGCTACCGCACTGGACGGCACCGGTGCCTGCCGCAATGCCAAGGGCGAGCCTTGCATGAAACCGTTTTGGGAAATGACGGATGCGGACATTAAAGCCTGCCTGAACGCCACCGACTGGTGCCGAGCGAACTATGAATACTTCCGCGGTGGCGGCTTCTCCAGCCACTTCCGCTGCCGTGCAGAAATGCCCGTAACCATGCTGCGCGTGAATGTGATCGACGGCATCGGACCGGTTTTGCAACTGGCGGAGGGGTACACCGCCGACCTGCCGGATCAGATCCACAACACCATCGACAAGCGCACAGATCCCACCTGGCCCACCACCTGGTTTTGCCCCCGACTCACCGGCGAGGGTGCCTTTAAGGACGTGTATAGTGTGATGGCCAACTGGGGCGCCAACCACGGCGTTACCGTGTACGGCCATGTGGGCGCTGATTTGATCACCCTGGCCTCCATGCTGCGTATCCCCGTGAATATGCACAATGTGCCGGAAGCGCAGATCTTCCGCCCCCACGCCTGGGCTGCCTTTGGCACAGAAGACCGCCAGTCCGCAGATTACCGCGCCTGCGCCACCTACGGTCCCTTGTATAAATAA
- a CDS encoding DUF4839 domain-containing protein, whose amino-acid sequence MKKVVKKVKDDLCDFKQEAQRLKTIREELNKLRKDNWYKIKKSDTYKQQEARLLQEQKELEQKHNRKQQKYWIVGIVIIFLFFFIIIEIGIATERNQPTSADTNTASAVHITDESTEAFSDLTETTTVEATTEKPESTTEKTTAAKPTTTTTTHSAQAKEQTVLTVKNCPELKKLLELKNPDDEYVKAFAKEHKGDTIQFNGCVTFVSNHYKDDGTIYKTRYDVMFGYGNYNESQQKGPNFKYDNVNRTDMGYTGEGLHVGKNVKIKAIVSDYDEYTSLFFLDPVKLEDR is encoded by the coding sequence ATGAAAAAAGTTGTAAAAAAGGTGAAAGACGACCTCTGCGACTTCAAACAAGAAGCCCAACGACTGAAAACAATTCGGGAGGAACTGAACAAATTACGAAAGGACAACTGGTATAAAATCAAAAAGAGCGATACTTACAAACAGCAAGAAGCCCGGCTACTACAAGAACAAAAAGAATTAGAACAAAAGCATAACCGCAAGCAGCAAAAATACTGGATCGTCGGTATCGTGATCATATTTCTGTTCTTTTTTATCATTATTGAGATCGGCATAGCGACCGAACGAAACCAACCGACGAGTGCAGATACAAACACTGCTTCAGCGGTGCATATAACGGACGAAAGTACAGAGGCTTTCAGTGATTTAACAGAAACGACCACAGTTGAAGCCACAACAGAAAAACCGGAAAGCACCACAGAAAAGACAACCGCCGCCAAACCGACTACGACCACAACGACCCATTCCGCGCAAGCAAAGGAGCAAACCGTACTGACAGTCAAGAACTGCCCGGAACTGAAAAAGCTATTAGAGCTGAAAAATCCGGATGACGAGTATGTAAAGGCGTTTGCAAAGGAACATAAAGGCGATACCATCCAGTTTAACGGTTGCGTCACTTTTGTTTCCAATCACTATAAGGATGACGGCACGATTTATAAAACCAGATATGATGTTATGTTTGGATACGGCAATTACAATGAGTCCCAACAAAAGGGTCCAAACTTCAAATACGATAATGTAAATCGCACGGATATGGGATATACCGGAGAGGGGCTGCATGTAGGCAAAAATGTAAAGATCAAAGCGATCGTATCCGATTATGACGAATACACTTCCCTATTCTTCTTAGACCCGGTCAAGTTAGAAGACCGTTGA
- a CDS encoding glycoside hydrolase family 3 C-terminal domain-containing protein: MKHADIVNKMSLEQKAAFVSGFDYWHLEEAPELGLPKIMVTDGPHGLRKQNPNGDSVGLGNSYPATCFPTAATSSCSWDEELLRKEGEALGEECLQEEVSVILGPGTNIKRAPVCGRNFEYFSEDPYLAGKCSANIINGVQSKGIGTSLKHFACNSQEAYRMVINEVIDERAMREIYLTAFEIAIKEAQPWTVMNSYNRINGVYASQNGWLQQQVARGEWGFQGLFVTDWGSSVDRIPGLENGTDLEMPSSGDLNTQRIIAAVKEGKLDENVLNERVDNVVNLILKAKKTLDEGKKTYDVDAHHDLACQVAEGSIQLLKNDDGLLPLKKGQKVAVIGEMAKAPRYQGAGSSVINPTKMENAYDNLVELGVDVTYAQGYKKGTEQVDDALVAEALAAAKAADVAVVFAGLTEEFEGEGYDRANIEMPANHNQLIEQVAAANPNTVVVLAGGSVIHMPWLNSAKALLNSGLSGQAGGKAVARILTGAVCPSGKTSETYPLSFEDNPTYGNYPGQPVVSEHKESVYIGYRYYDTAEKEVQFPFGYGLSYTTFEYSDLELSSSNIKDTDDLTVTFKIKNTGDVDGAEIAEIYVADQESTIFRPKKELRAFKKVFLKAGEEKEVSVTLSKRAFAFYNVELQDWQVETGLFDIMVGASSRDIRLTKAVNIISDCTAAVPDYRKTAPAYYTADLAAMDDAQWTAVYGKELPARERDTTKPIDLYNCLDDASHTKWGGKICRLISKVVGKFGSAENGDGQMLAAMATQIPIRNFIAMSMGVFSPKMAEGLLMILNDDRSTFVGFNKILGGIGGALAKLPKLLKSI; encoded by the coding sequence ATGAAACACGCTGACATTGTGAACAAGATGAGCCTGGAGCAAAAGGCGGCTTTTGTTTCCGGTTTTGACTACTGGCACCTGGAGGAGGCCCCGGAGCTGGGTCTGCCCAAGATCATGGTAACGGACGGCCCTCACGGCCTGCGTAAGCAGAACCCGAACGGCGACTCCGTGGGTTTGGGTAACTCTTATCCGGCTACCTGCTTCCCTACCGCTGCTACTTCCAGCTGCTCTTGGGACGAGGAGCTGCTGCGCAAAGAGGGCGAGGCACTTGGTGAGGAGTGCTTGCAGGAAGAAGTTTCTGTAATCCTTGGCCCCGGTACCAACATTAAGCGCGCGCCGGTTTGCGGCCGTAACTTTGAGTATTTCTCTGAGGACCCGTACCTGGCCGGTAAGTGCTCTGCCAACATCATCAACGGCGTACAGTCCAAGGGCATCGGTACTTCTTTGAAGCACTTTGCCTGCAACTCGCAGGAGGCATACCGTATGGTCATCAACGAGGTGATCGACGAGCGTGCGATGCGCGAGATCTATCTGACCGCCTTTGAGATCGCCATTAAAGAGGCGCAGCCTTGGACGGTGATGAACTCTTATAACCGTATTAACGGCGTTTATGCTTCTCAAAACGGCTGGCTGCAACAGCAGGTGGCGCGCGGCGAGTGGGGCTTCCAGGGTCTGTTCGTGACCGACTGGGGCTCTTCCGTAGACCGTATTCCCGGCTTGGAGAACGGCACGGATCTGGAAATGCCGTCCTCCGGTGACCTGAACACCCAGCGGATCATTGCCGCTGTCAAAGAGGGTAAGCTGGACGAGAATGTGCTCAACGAGCGGGTAGACAATGTGGTCAACCTGATTCTGAAAGCCAAGAAGACCCTGGATGAGGGCAAAAAGACTTATGATGTGGATGCCCACCACGACCTGGCTTGCCAGGTGGCCGAGGGCTCCATTCAGCTGCTGAAGAACGACGATGGCCTGCTGCCGCTGAAGAAAGGGCAGAAAGTGGCCGTCATCGGCGAGATGGCTAAGGCTCCCCGTTACCAGGGTGCCGGCTCTTCCGTGATCAACCCCACCAAGATGGAAAATGCCTATGACAATCTGGTAGAGCTGGGCGTAGATGTGACTTATGCCCAGGGTTACAAGAAGGGCACCGAGCAGGTGGACGATGCACTGGTGGCCGAGGCTTTGGCTGCTGCTAAGGCAGCAGATGTGGCTGTGGTGTTTGCCGGTTTGACCGAGGAGTTTGAGGGCGAGGGCTATGACCGCGCGAATATTGAAATGCCCGCCAATCATAATCAGCTGATCGAGCAGGTGGCTGCTGCCAATCCCAACACCGTGGTGGTGCTGGCAGGCGGTTCCGTTATTCACATGCCCTGGCTGAACAGCGCAAAGGCGCTGCTGAACAGCGGCCTGTCCGGCCAGGCCGGCGGCAAGGCTGTGGCTCGTATTTTGACCGGCGCCGTATGTCCCAGCGGTAAGACCTCCGAGACGTATCCGCTGTCCTTTGAGGATAATCCCACCTATGGCAACTATCCCGGCCAGCCGGTGGTCAGCGAGCATAAAGAGAGTGTGTACATCGGCTACCGCTACTATGACACCGCAGAGAAAGAAGTGCAGTTCCCGTTCGGTTACGGCCTGTCTTATACCACTTTTGAATACAGCGATCTGGAGCTGTCCTCCTCCAATATTAAGGACACGGACGACCTGACCGTTACCTTTAAGATCAAGAACACCGGCGATGTGGACGGCGCAGAGATCGCAGAGATTTATGTGGCCGATCAGGAGAGCACCATCTTCCGTCCCAAGAAGGAGCTGCGTGCCTTTAAGAAAGTGTTCCTGAAAGCCGGGGAGGAGAAGGAAGTCTCCGTTACCCTGTCCAAGCGCGCCTTCGCATTTTACAATGTGGAGCTGCAGGACTGGCAGGTAGAGACCGGTTTGTTTGATATTATGGTTGGTGCTTCCAGCCGGGATATTCGCCTGACTAAGGCTGTAAATATCATTTCCGACTGCACCGCTGCCGTGCCGGATTACAGAAAGACGGCACCGGCTTACTACACCGCAGACCTGGCGGCAATGGACGATGCCCAGTGGACCGCTGTGTACGGTAAGGAGCTGCCTGCCCGTGAGCGGGACACCACCAAGCCCATTGACCTGTACAACTGCCTGGACGATGCCAGCCACACCAAGTGGGGCGGCAAGATTTGCCGTCTGATCAGCAAGGTGGTGGGCAAGTTCGGCTCTGCGGAGAACGGTGACGGTCAGATGCTGGCAGCTATGGCTACCCAGATCCCGATCCGTAACTTTATCGCCATGTCCATGGGCGTGTTCTCCCCCAAGATGGCTGAGGGCCTGTTGATGATCCTCAACGACGATCGTTCCACCTTCGTTGGCTTTAATAAGATCCTTGGTGGTATTGGCGGTGCTTTGGCGAAGCTGCCCAAGCTGCTCAAGTCCATCTAA
- a CDS encoding SCP2 sterol-binding domain-containing protein, which produces MTYESIVAAVRKKLSKADVSSIPGTLAFQVDVEGKAEGIFYIEIKDGQLHVEPYDYHDRNARLIINGTNLMKLVNGKLDPVLAFTTGKLKVDGDTNAAMELIRFLK; this is translated from the coding sequence ATGACATACGAGTCTATTGTTGCGGCTGTGCGCAAAAAGCTCAGCAAGGCAGATGTTTCGTCCATTCCCGGCACTTTGGCATTCCAGGTCGATGTGGAAGGCAAAGCAGAGGGTATCTTTTACATAGAGATCAAGGACGGCCAGCTGCATGTGGAGCCTTATGATTACCATGATCGCAATGCACGGCTGATCATCAACGGCACCAACTTGATGAAGTTGGTGAACGGCAAGCTGGATCCGGTGCTGGCTTTCACCACCGGCAAGCTGAAAGTAGACGGCGACACCAACGCCGCTATGGAGCTGATTCGCTTCTTAAAGTAA
- the spoVAE gene encoding stage V sporulation protein AE translates to MIYLYAFLIGGLICMAGQLLMDLTKLTPARILVLFVCLGVVLGGLGWYPKLVELAGAGATVPLTGFGNALAQGVKEAVQKDGLLGVFTGGFTACAGGVTVAVLSALVVAWVARPKDK, encoded by the coding sequence ATGATCTATCTCTATGCGTTTTTGATCGGCGGACTGATCTGTATGGCGGGGCAGCTGTTGATGGATCTGACCAAGCTGACACCTGCGCGGATTTTGGTACTGTTTGTGTGTCTGGGAGTGGTGCTGGGCGGTCTGGGTTGGTATCCTAAACTGGTGGAGTTGGCAGGTGCCGGCGCTACGGTGCCGCTGACCGGCTTTGGCAATGCACTGGCTCAAGGGGTCAAGGAAGCGGTGCAAAAGGACGGTCTGCTGGGCGTGTTCACCGGCGGGTTTACCGCCTGCGCCGGTGGGGTGACCGTGGCGGTGCTCAGCGCACTGGTGGTAGCCTGGGTGGCAAGACCTAAGGATAAATAA
- the spoVAC gene encoding stage V sporulation protein AC: MGISKSDYSKMADKASPNSPKLLNAVKAFLFGGGICLLGQLLNTLFESLGLGERQVRLATPAVLIVATAVLTGIGVFDKIARQAGAGTIVPITGFANAVVSPALEFQHEGFVLGTAAQMFSIAGPVLVYGVTTSVLYGLILFVFHLY, translated from the coding sequence TTGGGTATCAGTAAGAGTGATTACAGCAAGATGGCGGACAAGGCCAGCCCCAATTCCCCAAAGCTGTTGAACGCGGTGAAAGCGTTTTTGTTCGGCGGTGGTATTTGTCTGCTGGGGCAGCTGCTGAATACATTGTTTGAGAGCCTGGGATTGGGGGAGCGGCAGGTGCGCCTGGCCACCCCGGCGGTGCTGATCGTTGCAACGGCTGTGCTTACCGGTATCGGTGTGTTTGACAAGATCGCCCGCCAGGCAGGTGCAGGCACGATTGTGCCCATTACCGGTTTTGCCAATGCTGTGGTGTCGCCGGCGCTGGAATTCCAGCACGAGGGCTTTGTACTGGGTACGGCGGCGCAAATGTTCTCCATTGCCGGGCCGGTGCTGGTGTACGGTGTGACTACCTCCGTGCTGTACGGCCTGATCCTCTTTGTTTTTCATTTGTATTAA
- a CDS encoding ABC transporter ATP-binding protein, translated as MHLIDVRDVYKIYNPGENQVNALDGVSLTIDEGEFVAIIGQSGSGKSTLMNMLGLLDVPTSGEYYINGNLVEDLTDDQMSVIRNEQIGFIFQGFNLISSLTAVENVELPLVYRGMGRQERREIAEKALARVGLDKRMHHLPAEMSGGQQQRVAVARAIAAAPPVILADEPTGNLDTKSTKEVMAILHRLKDEGRTVVVITHDNEIAMEAERVVRIRDGKIVEDYINPGFEEKYGRESKKDNANPIDQG; from the coding sequence ATGCACTTGATTGATGTACGCGATGTTTATAAAATCTACAACCCCGGCGAGAACCAGGTGAACGCGCTGGACGGCGTAAGCCTGACCATTGACGAGGGTGAATTCGTAGCCATTATCGGCCAGTCCGGCTCCGGTAAGTCCACCTTGATGAATATGCTGGGTCTGTTGGATGTACCCACCAGCGGGGAATATTACATCAACGGCAACCTGGTAGAGGATTTGACCGACGACCAGATGAGCGTGATCCGCAATGAGCAGATCGGCTTTATCTTCCAGGGGTTCAACCTGATCTCCTCCCTGACCGCTGTGGAGAATGTGGAGCTGCCGCTGGTATACAGAGGTATGGGTCGCCAGGAGCGGCGAGAGATCGCCGAGAAAGCGCTGGCTCGCGTGGGACTGGATAAGCGTATGCACCATCTGCCGGCGGAAATGAGCGGCGGGCAGCAGCAGCGCGTGGCCGTGGCTCGCGCCATTGCCGCAGCACCTCCGGTCATTTTGGCCGATGAGCCCACCGGCAACCTGGACACCAAGTCTACCAAAGAGGTTATGGCGATTCTGCACCGACTCAAGGACGAGGGCCGCACCGTGGTGGTCATCACCCATGATAATGAGATCGCCATGGAGGCGGAGCGGGTGGTGCGTATCCGTGACGGCAAGATCGTGGAGGACTACATCAATCCCGGCTTTGAGGAAAAATACGGCCGCGAGTCCAAAAAGGACAACGCCAACCCCATCGACCAGGGCTAA
- a CDS encoding deoxyuridine 5'-triphosphate nucleotidohydrolase: MQKIAKFEKVSFDRFQKDWLKAFPETEDVQAVYDSIVLPQRATAGSAGYDFYVPAAVIFPKDASVLVPTGIRARMAEGWVLAIFPRSGLGFKHRIGLDNTVGIIDADYYGSSNEGHIMIKMSCTAHDAGHSATVAAGDGFAQGIFLPFGITEDDAADGVRDGGFGSTTKK, from the coding sequence ATGCAAAAGATCGCCAAGTTTGAAAAAGTAAGTTTTGACCGGTTCCAAAAGGACTGGCTAAAAGCGTTCCCGGAGACGGAGGATGTGCAGGCTGTCTATGACAGTATCGTGCTGCCACAGCGCGCCACCGCCGGGTCTGCCGGGTATGATTTTTATGTGCCGGCTGCGGTAATCTTCCCGAAGGACGCCTCTGTGCTGGTGCCCACCGGCATTCGCGCCCGGATGGCGGAGGGCTGGGTGCTGGCGATCTTTCCCCGCTCCGGGCTGGGCTTTAAGCACCGGATCGGGCTGGATAATACCGTTGGTATTATTGACGCCGATTATTACGGCTCCTCCAACGAGGGGCACATTATGATCAAAATGAGCTGCACCGCGCACGATGCGGGTCACAGCGCCACGGTAGCCGCCGGCGACGGCTTTGCCCAGGGTATTTTTCTGCCTTTTGGGATCACCGAGGACGACGCTGCCGACGGGGTGCGGGACGGCGGATTTGGTTCCACCACAAAGAAATAA
- a CDS encoding type II toxin-antitoxin system PemK/MazF family toxin — protein MLVKRGEIYYADLSPVVGSEQGGVRPVLIVQNDVGNKYSPTVIAAAITSQHDKSRLPTHIEVNAGSCGLARDSVVLLEQVRTIDKRRLKERMGALDGQDMGKVDHAISVSFGL, from the coding sequence GTGCTTGTAAAGCGCGGAGAAATTTATTACGCGGACTTAAGCCCGGTGGTGGGCTCAGAGCAGGGGGGCGTGCGCCCGGTGCTCATTGTACAAAACGATGTGGGCAACAAATACTCGCCCACGGTGATCGCTGCCGCCATTACCTCCCAGCACGACAAAAGCCGCCTGCCTACCCATATTGAGGTGAACGCCGGCAGCTGCGGGTTGGCACGGGACAGCGTGGTGCTGCTGGAGCAGGTGCGCACCATTGACAAACGCCGCCTAAAGGAGCGTATGGGCGCGCTGGACGGTCAGGATATGGGCAAGGTGGACCACGCCATTTCCGTGTCCTTTGGGTTGTAG
- a CDS encoding spore coat associated protein CotJA: MEKYEELFNPSFLKKESAAKEACDNRPPLPKDAAVTMAYVPLQTDMITYDEDKALQCGTLFPALNKVFLGGSAK, encoded by the coding sequence ATGGAGAAATACGAGGAGCTTTTCAACCCCTCTTTCTTAAAAAAAGAGTCTGCGGCAAAGGAAGCCTGCGACAATCGACCCCCGCTGCCAAAGGACGCTGCCGTGACCATGGCCTATGTGCCGCTGCAAACGGATATGATCACCTACGATGAGGACAAAGCGCTGCAATGCGGCACGCTGTTCCCCGCCTTGAACAAAGTCTTTTTAGGAGGGAGCGCCAAGTGA
- a CDS encoding spore coat protein CotJB, with amino-acid sequence MKKDKLLRRLSAMQFAMWEMREFLDTHPNCPDAKALYNAYKEKYDTLAKEYEARFGPLTLNGANSDAWLQDPWPWDAGFDTDE; translated from the coding sequence GTGAAGAAAGATAAATTGCTGCGTCGCCTGTCCGCCATGCAGTTTGCTATGTGGGAGATGCGGGAATTCCTGGATACCCACCCCAACTGCCCGGACGCCAAGGCGCTCTATAACGCCTATAAAGAAAAATACGATACCCTGGCCAAGGAGTACGAGGCCCGCTTTGGCCCCCTGACCTTAAACGGTGCCAACAGCGACGCCTGGCTCCAAGACCCCTGGCCTTGGGATGCCGGCTTTGACACGGACGAATAG